Proteins encoded together in one Bradyrhizobium sp. PSBB068 window:
- a CDS encoding UDP-3-O-acyl-N-acetylglucosamine deacetylase, with translation MKFSRQTTLRSQATVTGVGVHSGLPVSLTLGPAPVDAGFIFVRTGLDGADREVTATADAVIATEFATVLGDREGPLVSTAEHVLAALRGMGVDNATIEIDGSEVPIMDGSAAAFVAAIDQAGIVTQPAVRRFIQVLKPVQVKIGDAMGELRPFAGGFRAEVEIDFANKVIGHQTYSFDLSPEGFRRDVARARTFGCMNDVARLWGAGFALGASFDNTVVFDEARLLNVEGLRYANECARHKVLDVIGDLALAGLPLLGSYRSVRGGHKLNNAVLKALLADRSAWRVVESETARRPVRGHVEAGAGMAGGLVAPAYGPDVS, from the coding sequence ATGAAGTTCAGCCGTCAAACAACGCTTCGGTCGCAAGCCACCGTGACTGGCGTAGGCGTTCATTCCGGTCTTCCTGTTAGTCTCACGCTGGGACCTGCACCTGTCGATGCGGGTTTTATTTTTGTCCGCACCGGTCTCGATGGTGCAGACCGCGAAGTCACCGCCACTGCCGATGCTGTGATCGCGACCGAATTCGCGACGGTGCTGGGTGACCGCGAAGGGCCGCTGGTCTCGACCGCGGAGCACGTTCTGGCCGCGCTGCGCGGCATGGGCGTTGACAACGCCACGATCGAAATCGATGGGTCGGAAGTTCCGATCATGGACGGCAGCGCTGCGGCGTTTGTTGCGGCCATCGACCAGGCCGGCATTGTGACCCAGCCCGCCGTCCGCCGCTTCATCCAGGTGCTGAAGCCGGTGCAGGTCAAGATCGGCGATGCGATGGGCGAGCTTCGTCCGTTCGCCGGCGGGTTCCGCGCCGAAGTCGAGATCGACTTCGCCAACAAGGTGATCGGTCACCAGACCTACTCCTTCGATCTTTCGCCAGAAGGTTTCCGCCGCGACGTTGCGCGGGCCCGGACCTTCGGCTGCATGAATGACGTGGCACGGCTGTGGGGCGCTGGCTTCGCGCTCGGCGCATCCTTCGACAACACCGTGGTGTTCGACGAGGCCCGCCTGCTCAACGTCGAGGGGCTGCGCTACGCCAACGAGTGCGCCCGCCACAAGGTGCTCGACGTGATCGGCGATCTCGCGCTGGCCGGCCTTCCGCTGCTCGGCAGCTATCGTTCGGTGCGGGGCGGTCACAAGCTCAACAATGCGGTGCTGAAGGCGCTGCTCGCTGACCGCAGCGCCTGGCGCGTGGTCGAATCGGAGACGGCGCGGCGGCCGGTCCGCGGACATGTCGAGGCCGGTGCCGGCATGGCGGGCGGCCTCGTCGCCCCGGCCTACGGCCCGGACGTGTCCTGA
- the ftsZ gene encoding cell division protein FtsZ, translated as MALNLTPPDISELKPRITVFGVGGAGGNAVNNMITAGLQGVDFVVANTDAQALTMSKAQRIIQMGTQVTQGLGAGSQPDVGAAAAQEVMDELRDHLTGANMVFVTAGMGGGTGTGAAPVIAKAAREMGILTVGVVTKPFHFEGQRRMRTAEHGISELHKVVDTLLIIPNQNLFRVANEKTTFADAFAMADQVLYSGVACITDLMVKEGLINLDFADVRAVMREMGKAMMGTGEATGEKRALTAAEAAIANPLIDDSSMKGARGLLISITGGKDLTLFEVDEAATRIREEVDADANIIVGATFDESLDGIIRVSVVATGIEQAAIASRAQAPAQQQGGSPESRLADLTARLRADNQRMAERAQKLEPPTGVTVAPIAAATQARPAVERAALAAIAAAVAPDSAPAAQAPMQPASYGDVTVRPIAQKPTLFPDHEAARAEQHEPMPPETFIPQAAERSPVRAPRMPKFEDLPMPAQAEIRQASGDGEAEHPQKTRLSLLQRLANVGLGRRDEETEPPIAARASGPAMPTMPPLPERKPARSVAQQISANEQPVSEYAKRPAPQGLDAHGRQAPVAPAPQGDDHLDIPAFLRRQAN; from the coding sequence ATGGCACTCAATCTGACACCCCCTGACATCAGCGAGCTGAAACCGCGGATCACCGTCTTCGGCGTCGGCGGCGCGGGTGGTAATGCCGTCAACAACATGATCACCGCCGGGTTGCAGGGCGTCGACTTCGTCGTCGCCAACACCGACGCGCAGGCGCTGACGATGTCGAAAGCGCAGCGCATCATCCAGATGGGTACCCAGGTCACCCAGGGCCTCGGCGCCGGTTCGCAGCCCGATGTCGGTGCAGCGGCCGCGCAGGAGGTGATGGACGAGCTTCGCGATCATCTCACCGGCGCGAACATGGTGTTCGTCACCGCCGGCATGGGCGGCGGCACCGGCACGGGCGCTGCGCCGGTGATCGCCAAGGCTGCCCGCGAGATGGGGATCCTCACCGTCGGCGTGGTGACCAAGCCGTTCCACTTCGAAGGCCAGCGCCGCATGCGCACCGCCGAGCACGGCATCTCCGAGCTCCACAAGGTGGTCGACACCCTGCTGATCATTCCGAACCAGAACCTGTTCCGGGTCGCCAATGAGAAGACCACCTTCGCCGACGCGTTCGCGATGGCCGACCAGGTGCTGTACTCGGGCGTCGCCTGCATCACCGACCTGATGGTCAAGGAAGGCCTGATCAATCTCGACTTCGCCGACGTCCGCGCCGTGATGCGGGAAATGGGCAAGGCGATGATGGGCACCGGCGAGGCCACCGGCGAGAAGCGCGCGCTGACCGCCGCCGAAGCTGCGATCGCCAACCCGCTGATCGACGATTCGTCGATGAAGGGCGCCCGCGGCCTGCTGATTTCGATCACCGGCGGCAAGGACCTCACTCTGTTCGAGGTCGACGAAGCCGCAACCCGCATCCGTGAAGAGGTCGATGCCGACGCCAACATCATCGTCGGCGCCACCTTCGACGAATCGCTCGACGGCATCATTCGTGTCTCGGTGGTCGCGACCGGCATCGAGCAGGCCGCGATTGCGTCCCGTGCCCAGGCCCCCGCGCAGCAACAGGGCGGTTCGCCGGAGAGCCGGCTCGCCGATCTGACCGCACGCCTGCGTGCCGACAACCAGCGTATGGCCGAGCGCGCCCAGAAGCTCGAGCCGCCGACCGGCGTGACGGTCGCTCCGATTGCTGCTGCGACCCAGGCGCGCCCGGCGGTGGAACGTGCCGCACTCGCGGCGATCGCCGCGGCGGTTGCCCCTGACAGCGCACCGGCCGCCCAGGCGCCGATGCAGCCAGCCTCCTACGGTGACGTCACGGTGCGGCCGATCGCTCAGAAGCCGACATTGTTCCCGGATCACGAAGCGGCCAGGGCCGAGCAGCACGAGCCGATGCCGCCCGAGACCTTCATCCCGCAGGCGGCGGAGCGGTCGCCGGTGCGGGCACCGCGGATGCCGAAGTTCGAGGATCTGCCGATGCCGGCGCAGGCCGAGATTCGCCAGGCCAGCGGTGACGGTGAGGCGGAGCATCCGCAGAAGACCCGGCTGTCGCTGCTGCAGCGGCTCGCCAATGTCGGCCTCGGCCGCCGCGACGAAGAGACCGAGCCGCCGATCGCTGCCCGCGCCTCCGGTCCGGCGATGCCGACGATGCCCCCGCTGCCCGAGCGCAAGCCGGCCCGCAGCGTTGCCCAGCAGATCTCGGCGAACGAGCAGCCGGTATCGGAGTATGCAAAGCGACCGGCCCCTCAGGGATTGGATGCTCACGGCCGTCAGGCGCCTGTTGCTCCGGCGCCACAGGGCGACGACCATCTTGATATCCCGGCCTTCCTGCGCCGGCAGGCAAACTGA
- the ftsA gene encoding cell division protein FtsA → MTGLDRNLTPKTRPMPKRTAMVASLDVGSSKIACMIARLKPSPPNEALRGRTHAVELIGYSQIQSRGVKAGSVVDLAECEKAVRHAVALAERMAKVRVESVLLSVSGGRQHGQLVEAAADIRGGSVTADDISRVTSAGMRHAAGAGRTVLHALPVGYALDGVKGIRDPRGMVARQFGVDMNVVTSDATVAKNLMLVVERCHLNVEAMASSPYVAGLSVLTDDEADLGAAVVEMGAGSTTIATYSGGRLVHASGFALGGQHITMDLARGIGACIADAERIKTLYGTVLTGGSDSRELMSVPTAGDDRETPQIVSRATIANIVRHRAEEIFEMIRDRLADSPFAAEPRARVVLSGGASQLTGTVELATRILNRQVRIGRPLGFGRLPNEAKGASFSVPTGLLVYPQYAHLEHVEPRRTRQLRTGTDGYFGKVGRWLREGF, encoded by the coding sequence ATGACCGGCCTCGATCGCAATCTGACCCCGAAGACCCGTCCGATGCCGAAGCGCACCGCGATGGTGGCTTCGCTCGACGTCGGCTCCAGCAAGATCGCCTGCATGATCGCGCGGCTCAAGCCGTCGCCGCCGAACGAGGCGCTGCGCGGCCGCACCCATGCGGTCGAATTGATCGGCTACAGCCAGATCCAGTCGCGCGGCGTCAAGGCCGGCTCCGTCGTCGACCTCGCCGAATGCGAGAAGGCGGTGCGCCATGCCGTGGCGCTGGCCGAGCGCATGGCCAAGGTCCGTGTCGAATCCGTTCTGCTGTCGGTCTCCGGCGGCAGGCAGCATGGCCAGCTGGTCGAGGCCGCGGCCGATATCCGCGGCGGCTCGGTGACCGCTGACGACATCAGCCGCGTCACCTCCGCCGGCATGCGTCACGCCGCCGGCGCCGGCCGCACCGTGCTGCACGCGCTGCCGGTCGGCTACGCGCTCGACGGCGTCAAGGGCATCCGCGATCCCAGGGGCATGGTGGCGCGCCAGTTCGGCGTCGACATGAACGTGGTGACGTCGGATGCGACGGTCGCCAAGAACCTGATGCTGGTGGTCGAGCGCTGCCATCTCAACGTCGAAGCCATGGCGTCGAGCCCCTATGTCGCGGGTCTGTCGGTGCTGACCGACGACGAGGCCGACCTCGGTGCTGCCGTCGTCGAGATGGGCGCGGGCTCGACCACGATCGCGACCTATTCCGGCGGCCGCCTCGTGCACGCATCCGGATTTGCGCTCGGCGGGCAACACATCACGATGGATCTTGCGCGCGGCATCGGCGCGTGCATTGCGGATGCCGAGCGAATCAAGACTTTATACGGCACGGTGCTGACCGGCGGATCGGATTCGCGCGAGCTGATGTCCGTTCCCACTGCAGGCGATGATCGGGAGACCCCGCAAATCGTGTCTCGCGCCACGATCGCGAACATTGTCCGGCATCGCGCCGAGGAGATTTTCGAAATGATCCGTGACCGGCTCGCGGATTCCCCCTTTGCGGCAGAGCCGAGGGCGCGCGTCGTGCTGAGCGGCGGCGCGTCGCAGCTCACCGGCACCGTCGAGCTTGCTACCCGGATCCTGAACCGTCAGGTGCGCATCGGCCGCCCGCTCGGCTTCGGCCGGCTGCCGAACGAGGCGAAGGGCGCCTCGTTCTCTGTGCCGACGGGCCTCCTGGTTTATCCGCAATACGCTCACCTTGAACATGTCGAACCGCGGCGCACGCGGCAGCTTAGGACAGGGACGGACGGTTACTTCGGAAAGGTCGGACGATGGCTTCGCGAGGGCTTCTGA